The nucleotide sequence GACCATACATCATTTTTCAACAACGGTTATACATTCGGTGTGACGAAGGCGGGTTTGTAACCCGTACCATCTGTTTTGAGCAGTTTGCAACTGCGATAGCGAAACAAAAGAGGTTCTATGTGTGAAGTTTGCAACTTCAAAAACAGTCACAGACTGTTTAAATAAAAAGCGCGGGTTGCAAACCCGCGCTAAGAGGGGGGGCTGATTTTGTTGTACAGTTTATTTACAGTACCTGATTTTCTATCAACCGCTTTCCATTGTTCTGTCTTTTCAATATTTAGAGGACAATGAAATACTTATTGACTATTCGTATTTCAACGCATCCGCCGGATTGCAAACCGACGCCTTATAGCTTTGCCAGCTTACCGTAAGCACGGTAATGAAAAGCGTAACCAACCCCGCAATCGCAAATATCCACCAACTGATGTCGGTATGGTAGGCGAAATCCTGCAACCATTTATTCATCATCCAATACACGAGCGGACAGGCAATGACGAAGGCAATGGCCGTCCAACGCAGGAAGTTGCGGTTAATAAACAGCATTACTTCCGACACCTGTGCGCCATTGACCTTGCGTATGCCTATCTCCTTCTTCTTCTGGTTGATGTAATGCAGCAACAATCCGTACAGACCGAGACAGGCAATGGATAGCGACAGGATGGTGAGCAGGATATAGAATTTTCCAAAACGTACTTCGGAGAAATACTGTCGGTTAAACAATTCGTCGGCAAAGAAATAGTTAAACGGATCTTCTGGAAAATGCCGTTTATATATCTTCTGCAATTGGGCAACCGCCTCCTGCATGTTCGGGTTATTTACACGAATGGAATAGAATCCAAACTCGTAGGGGTGGTCATTGTTCCAAACCATCGGATAAACAGGCTTGTGCAACCCCTCGTTGTGAAAATCGGCCACCACGCCAATAATTTCGACAGGCTTCCGGTTGTCGCCGGTGGGTACGATTTGTTTGCCTATGGCATCCTGAGCATTGGCAAAACCCAACTTTCGGGCAGAGCTCTCGTTTATCAATATTTTATTGGCATTATTGGCCGGAGTGACGGAAAAATTTTGCCCGGCCAGCAACTTCAACGAATAGGTGTTAATAAAACCATCGTCGGCATTGTTGGTGCAGAAAACCGCGCCCGGCTGAACTCCTGCATCCGGACGGACGAACTCACCCGAGCTCCAACGCGGTTCCTGTCCCGGAACGTTCATGGTCGCAGTTGCAGCGATAAAATGAGGATCGGAAAGCACCTCATTGCGAAACGCAAGGAACTTCGTTCTTCGTCCTTCGCCCTGAATGTTGGTCGATGCCGGACCGCTTAAGATTAGCACGCGGTCGATTTTCATACCCAACTGGTAGTTCTGCATAAAGCGTATCTGCTTAAACACGATAATCGTTCCGCTGATAAAAACAATGGAAATAACCAGTTGCGCTATAACCAGACCTTTCTTGAAACCGCTTTTGCCTTTCACTTCCTTGCGTCCGGTGAACGCTCCCATCCGAAAAATGCTTACCGAAGTATAAATGCTTGAAAACACAATTCCGGAGAGGCACGCAAGCGCCAGAAAGAATGCGATTTTCCCGCCCGGAATATAGGCATGACCAAGCGGCAGGCTGAAAAAATGCGCAAATGGTATCATCAAAACCAGATATAGCCCATACGCCAGAATTACAGCCACAACATTGATAATAAAACTTTCGACAAACGATTGCAGCCAAATATGAAAGCGCGAAGCCCCGATGAGCTTCCGGATCAGGATTTCGTGCGTACGCTTTACCGACTGGGCCGTTGAGAGGTTCACAAAGTTTATCCATGCGATGAGCAAAGTGAGCAGCCCCACAATAAGCAGGTTGACCAGCGATTTGGGATTGGTACCGGCTCCGAACTCGCTCTGCAACCCGCGAAGGAAGTGCAGGTCGGGCAATGGCTGAAGCTTGAAATGAGCGGTTTTTCCCTCCTTTTTCAGGAATGCCATGTGACGGTCCACAAAACCGTTGATACCGGCTTCGGCCTCTGCTGCAGAAACGCCAGGTTTCAGGCGGATATAATTCCACCAGCCCGGCCAGTTCCAGTCACCCTGTTCGCCTATCCACTTATAATACACAAACGTATTGATCGATATAAAATATTCGGCATCGAGGTGCGTGTTCGAAGGCAAATCGGCAAAAACGCCGGTTACCTCCACGGGCATCCCCTCATTCACTTTAATGATTTTACCCACCGGGCTTTCGTTGCCAAAAAGGGCTTTGGCCTTGCTGGCAGACAATACTCCCGTAAGCGGTTTTTTGAAATCGGCCTTGCCCTGCAACATGGTGAGCGGAAAAACCTTCTCAAAACCTGCGTCCACCCAGAGTACGTTCTGGTCGCTATACCCAATCACGCCGTTGCGGATAAGGCAACGTTCAAGGTAAGTGAGCGTGTTAGCTTCTACGCCGGGCAGTTCCTGCTTTAGCGCGAAGTACATCTGTCGGGGAGTCTGGGCGCCTTCGTAGGTACTTACACCATCTTTGGTCATTGACATGTTGATACGATACACCCGCTCGCTGCCGTCAAAAAAACGGTCGTACGATGTTTCGTAAATGAGGTAATGAAGGATAAACAGAAAGGCAGTCAGCCCAATGGTCAGCCCCAGGATATTGATGAGGCTCACGCTCCTGTTTTTCAATAGGCTTCGGAAAGCTGTAATAAAATAGATTCTAAACATGTCAATTAGTTATTTACATTGCCAATGCGGTTTATTATGTACTCAGTTACAATCCTCAATGACCCATTCTTATCGTTTCGTTTGTCGGAGATTGAATTTTTCTACTACTTTGTATAAACACTTATTAAAAAACTCGGAGAACCGCTAGAATCCAATCGTTTTATTATCCAAAACATCCTTGAAAAGAGTAATCCCGGGGAAAACTTGCTTCAATTGCTCTACTTTCTTTGACCATTCCCCATACAGGCTTGGAGGCAAATGCATGACAACGATGTGTCGGGGATTTATTGTCTTTTTCAGGTAATCCAAATCCGTTTTGCCATTATTCAACAGCTCGTAATAGACAAAAGCCACATCTACGGGTTCTTTCCATTGCCCGTTTTTTGCCATGTAATCTTTGAACTGCTCCATTTTCGTATCGCCCGAATGAAAAATCCCGACCCCATCCATATGGATATAAAACCCGATATTTTTCATATATTGCTCTATATCAATACCATCCTCGAAATACGGCATGTGCTTTAGCCCGAGAGCCTTCACCGTTACATCGTCAATCGTAAGCTTGATGCTTTTATTCGTTTCGGGTGTGAGCTCGCAAAATTGTTTTTTCAATTTGACAAACCGAAACTGTTCCCCGTCGATAAATACGAGTGTTGGCTTCGTGGTTATCAGTTTCACCGAAGGGAATTTGCTTAAATAGTCGTTCATCAGTTTCGAATCGGAATGATCCTTGTGATAATGGG is from Parabacteroides sp. FAFU027 and encodes:
- a CDS encoding MBL fold metallo-hydrolase, yielding MKKIFVLILASAIGFGSIFSQTKTRDLHVTYIANDGFMIKTKHHKILIDALFTDGYGYFATPTKETLSQIMNAEAPFDSVNFCFITHYHKDHSDSKLMNDYLSKFPSVKLITTKPTLVFIDGEQFRFVKLKKQFCELTPETNKSIKLTIDDVTVKALGLKHMPYFEDGIDIEQYMKNIGFYIHMDGVGIFHSGDTKMEQFKDYMAKNGQWKEPVDVAFVYYELLNNGKTDLDYLKKTINPRHIVVMHLPPSLYGEWSKKVEQLKQVFPGITLFKDVLDNKTIGF
- a CDS encoding ABC transporter permease produces the protein MFRIYFITAFRSLLKNRSVSLINILGLTIGLTAFLFILHYLIYETSYDRFFDGSERVYRINMSMTKDGVSTYEGAQTPRQMYFALKQELPGVEANTLTYLERCLIRNGVIGYSDQNVLWVDAGFEKVFPLTMLQGKADFKKPLTGVLSASKAKALFGNESPVGKIIKVNEGMPVEVTGVFADLPSNTHLDAEYFISINTFVYYKWIGEQGDWNWPGWWNYIRLKPGVSAAEAEAGINGFVDRHMAFLKKEGKTAHFKLQPLPDLHFLRGLQSEFGAGTNPKSLVNLLIVGLLTLLIAWINFVNLSTAQSVKRTHEILIRKLIGASRFHIWLQSFVESFIINVVAVILAYGLYLVLMIPFAHFFSLPLGHAYIPGGKIAFFLALACLSGIVFSSIYTSVSIFRMGAFTGRKEVKGKSGFKKGLVIAQLVISIVFISGTIIVFKQIRFMQNYQLGMKIDRVLILSGPASTNIQGEGRRTKFLAFRNEVLSDPHFIAATATMNVPGQEPRWSSGEFVRPDAGVQPGAVFCTNNADDGFINTYSLKLLAGQNFSVTPANNANKILINESSARKLGFANAQDAIGKQIVPTGDNRKPVEIIGVVADFHNEGLHKPVYPMVWNNDHPYEFGFYSIRVNNPNMQEAVAQLQKIYKRHFPEDPFNYFFADELFNRQYFSEVRFGKFYILLTILSLSIACLGLYGLLLHYINQKKKEIGIRKVNGAQVSEVMLFINRNFLRWTAIAFVIACPLVYWMMNKWLQDFAYHTDISWWIFAIAGLVTLFITVLTVSWQSYKASVCNPADALKYE